From a single Arachis hypogaea cultivar Tifrunner chromosome 3, arahy.Tifrunner.gnm2.J5K5, whole genome shotgun sequence genomic region:
- the LOC112789678 gene encoding calcium-binding protein CBP, with the protein MSGYGYGYGAPTGGQPYGYGAPPGGQPQGHSAPPGGQPHGHSAPPGGQPHAHSTPPGSQPYGHSAPPGGQPYGHSAPPGGQSYGHGGVATAYPASGGYGSPFAMLVPSTFPPGTDPSIVACFEMVDVDRSGQIDDRELQKALSSYNQSFSLRTVHLLMNMFTNTNIKKIGPKEFTSLFQSLQSWRATFERFDRDRSGRIDSNELREALLSLGYSLSPMLLELLISKYDKTDGRARAIEYDNFIECCLTVKGLTDKFKEKDTNLSGTANFTYESFMLTVLPFIIA; encoded by the exons ATGTCAGGTTACGGCTACGGCTACGGTGCTCCAACAGGCGGCCAGCCTTACGGCTATGGTGCCCCTCCGGGTGGCCAGCCTCAAGGCCACAGTGCTCCGCCAGGCGGCCAGCCTCACGGTCACAGTGCTCCGCCGGGAGGCCAGCCTCACGCTCACAGTACCCCGCCTGGCAGCCAGCCCTACGGCCACAGTGCCCCGCCGGGAGGCCAGCCTTACGGCCACAGCGCCCCGCCGGGAGGCCAGTCTTACGGCCATGGCGGCGTCGCGACAGCATACCCGGCATCGGGCGGTTACGGTAGCCCGTTCGCCATGCTGGTGCCGTCAACGTTCCCTCCCGGGACGGACCCGAGCATCGTGGCGTGTTTCGAGATGGTGGATGTTGACCGAAGCGGGCAGATCGACGATAGGGAGTTGCAGAAGGCTCTGTCTTCCTATAATCAGAGCTTCAGCTTGAGGACCGTACACCTCCTCATGAATATGTTCACCAACACCAACATCAAGAAAATCG GCCCCAAGGAATTCACATCTCTCTTTCAGAGTCTTCAGAGCTGGAGG GCGACTTTTGAGAGATTTGATAGGGACAGGAGCGGAAGAATTGACTCGAATGAGTTGCGAGAGGCTTTACTGAGCTTGGGTTATTCTCTCTCTCCTATGTTGTTGGAATTGCTTATCTCCAAGTATGACAAAACTGATGGAAGAGCCAGGGCTATTGAATATGACAATTTCATTGA GTGTTGCCTTACTGTTAAG GGGCTAACTGACAAATTCAAGGAGAAGGATACTAACTTAAGTGGCACCGCAAATTTCACCTATGAGTCGTTTATGTTGACCGTCCTACCCTTCATAATCGCTTAG